In the genome of Saprospira sp. CCB-QB6, one region contains:
- a CDS encoding phenylalanine 4-monooxygenase: MYKTMMQQNYAAYQAEDQAVWQLLFQRQWDNLKDKAVGELWPALEAAKTALNGQEIPNFNQLSPLLQKEQNFSIEVVPGLIPVEEFFALLAQRRFPSSTWLRKMEELDYLEEPDMFHDTFGHIPLLFNAQYADFMQEFGRIGLQLAHLPEAVAALERLYWFTIEFGVCQNAQGQEIYGAGILSSFGESIQVHQGNNCEFRPFQLETVLQHHFYKHEMQSVYYCLDNFQSLFGLLKEVEQRLLSLA; the protein is encoded by the coding sequence ATGTACAAAACTATGATGCAGCAAAATTATGCGGCCTATCAAGCCGAAGATCAAGCCGTTTGGCAACTTTTATTTCAACGACAGTGGGATAACCTAAAAGATAAAGCAGTAGGCGAACTTTGGCCCGCCTTAGAAGCCGCCAAAACAGCCCTAAATGGCCAAGAAATTCCCAACTTTAACCAACTATCCCCCCTGCTCCAAAAGGAACAAAATTTTAGCATTGAGGTGGTCCCCGGCCTGATTCCCGTAGAGGAGTTTTTTGCCCTTTTGGCCCAGCGCCGCTTCCCCTCTTCTACCTGGCTCCGAAAAATGGAGGAGCTAGACTATCTAGAAGAACCCGATATGTTTCACGATACTTTTGGCCATATTCCCCTGCTTTTCAATGCCCAATATGCCGATTTTATGCAGGAGTTTGGCCGTATCGGCCTGCAACTGGCCCATTTGCCAGAGGCAGTGGCCGCTCTCGAACGCCTCTATTGGTTTACCATTGAGTTTGGCGTTTGCCAAAATGCCCAAGGCCAAGAAATTTATGGCGCAGGCATTTTGTCCTCTTTTGGCGAAAGTATTCAAGTCCATCAGGGAAACAATTGTGAATTTCGCCCCTTCCAACTAGAAACCGTTTTGCAACACCATTTTTATAAGCACGAAATGCAATCGGTTTACTATTGCTTAGATAATTTTCAATCCCTTTTTGGACTCCTCAAAGAGGTGGAACAACGCCTGCTCAGCTTAGCTTAA
- a CDS encoding thioredoxin family protein, with product MALTPSNMLPLGTSAPAFNLPDTVSGQTKSLAELQSDQGTLVFFICNHCPYVIHVLPELKRLAQDYQAKGISFIAISSNDVENYPDDSPEKMKELAQEEGWDFPYLYDEDQSVAKAYDAACTPDFYLFDAAGKLAYRGRLDDSRPNSGTPLTGADLRAALDAVLAKQSVSETQYPSAGCGIKWKK from the coding sequence ATGGCACTTACGCCCTCCAATATGCTGCCCCTAGGCACTTCGGCCCCAGCTTTCAACCTGCCCGATACCGTTTCAGGCCAAACGAAAAGCCTTGCCGAACTCCAATCTGATCAAGGAACCCTAGTTTTCTTTATCTGTAATCATTGCCCTTATGTGATCCATGTCTTGCCTGAGCTCAAACGCCTAGCCCAAGACTATCAAGCCAAAGGAATTAGCTTTATCGCAATTAGCTCCAATGATGTAGAGAATTATCCAGATGACTCTCCCGAAAAGATGAAGGAACTGGCCCAAGAAGAAGGCTGGGACTTTCCCTACCTCTATGATGAGGACCAAAGCGTAGCCAAAGCCTATGATGCCGCTTGCACGCCCGATTTCTATCTTTTTGACGCCGCTGGAAAATTAGCCTACCGTGGCCGTCTAGATGACTCTCGCCCCAATAGCGGAACGCCCTTAACTGGCGCAGATTTAAGAGCCGCCCTAGATGCTGTACTCGCTAAACAAAGCGTTAGCGAAACACAATATCCTAGCGCCGGCTGTGGTATTAAATGGAAAAAATAA
- a CDS encoding 7-carboxy-7-deazaguanine synthase QueE: MPKMPTLLAVSEYFYSLQGEGQTMGVPAIFLRLSGCNLICGGKGAEKDGQLHDGASWICDTMEVWMKGESLPFPQLLQRLDQELAFSQRLAQGVHLVITGGEPLLQDKRIAAFLSFLEQERQGLRPIIEVETNGCFVPSSSLLERVSYWNCSPKLQNSGMPKQKRLVPQALQVLAQEKGTIFKFVIAQASDFEEIQRDFLTPGLIKKEQLVLMPAADSLEALLQRNKMVAEICIREQIRMCSRLHVEIWDQLTGV; encoded by the coding sequence ATGCCAAAAATGCCTACTCTACTCGCTGTTAGCGAATACTTTTACAGCCTTCAAGGAGAAGGCCAAACTATGGGCGTGCCCGCTATCTTCCTCCGCCTCTCTGGCTGCAACCTGATCTGCGGCGGGAAAGGTGCCGAAAAAGACGGACAACTGCATGATGGCGCCAGCTGGATCTGCGACACTATGGAGGTCTGGATGAAGGGCGAAAGCCTTCCCTTCCCTCAATTACTCCAACGCCTAGACCAAGAATTAGCCTTTAGCCAACGATTGGCCCAAGGCGTGCACTTAGTTATTACTGGGGGAGAACCTCTCCTACAAGATAAACGCATTGCCGCCTTTCTAAGCTTCTTAGAACAAGAACGACAGGGCCTCCGCCCTATCATTGAGGTAGAAACCAATGGCTGTTTTGTCCCCTCTTCTTCCTTATTAGAAAGGGTCAGCTACTGGAATTGTTCCCCAAAACTCCAAAACTCTGGCATGCCCAAGCAAAAACGCCTTGTTCCCCAAGCCCTCCAAGTCTTGGCCCAAGAAAAAGGAACCATCTTTAAGTTTGTGATTGCCCAAGCTAGCGATTTTGAAGAAATTCAACGGGATTTCTTAACGCCCGGCCTCATCAAAAAAGAACAATTGGTCCTTATGCCCGCTGCCGATAGCCTAGAAGCCCTGCTCCAACGCAATAAAATGGTGGCCGAAATCTGTATCCGAGAACAAATTAGAATGTGTAGCCGCCTACATGTCGAAATTTGGGACCAACTCACTGGGGTCTAA
- a CDS encoding GH3 auxin-responsive promoter family protein has protein sequence MSIKSFLIKQAARYISKQKNGQALKGLQYQEKIRQELVAVGQTTAYGKDHQFNKIVDYASFKQQVPLVDYEALRPYVERINAGEENVLWKGRPKYYAKTSGTTSGAKYIPLTKESIPNHFGTARNAVFNYIAQTGKVDFMDGKMIFLSGSPELEKKGDILLGRLSGISNHLVPNWVKGNQLPSYETNCIEDWEEKLDRIVEETMHADMRLISGIPPWVQMYYERLLERTGKKTVLEVFPNLSIFVYGGVNFEPYREKLESLVGGRIPSVETYPASEGFIAYQDQQDAPGLLLNVNSGIFFEFIPADQYFSEHPPRLSLAEVELGVNYALVLNTNAGLWGYSIGDTVQFISKDPYRILVTGRIKHYISAFGEHVIGKEVEQALLEALEVEPAKVVEFSVAPQVTPPEGGKPYHEWWIAFDQLPQNLELLAERLDLAMRKQNIYYEDLVRDKILQPLKIRPVPADAFRQYMKSIGKLGGQNKVPRLSDDRKIADKLRELFPSA, from the coding sequence ATGTCTATAAAATCTTTCCTTATTAAGCAGGCGGCTCGTTACATTAGCAAGCAGAAAAATGGGCAAGCGCTCAAGGGCCTGCAATATCAAGAGAAAATCCGGCAGGAATTGGTGGCGGTGGGTCAAACAACGGCTTATGGTAAGGACCATCAATTTAATAAGATTGTGGATTATGCTAGCTTTAAGCAACAGGTTCCTTTGGTCGATTATGAAGCTTTGCGGCCTTATGTGGAGCGCATCAATGCGGGAGAGGAAAATGTGCTTTGGAAGGGGCGGCCCAAATATTATGCAAAGACTTCGGGCACCACTTCGGGAGCCAAATACATTCCCTTGACCAAAGAGAGCATTCCCAATCATTTTGGCACGGCTAGAAATGCCGTCTTTAATTATATTGCTCAGACGGGCAAGGTGGATTTTATGGATGGTAAGATGATCTTTTTGTCGGGCTCTCCAGAGCTAGAAAAAAAGGGAGATATTTTGCTGGGCCGTCTTTCGGGAATTTCCAATCATTTGGTACCCAATTGGGTTAAGGGCAATCAACTGCCTTCTTATGAGACCAACTGTATAGAAGATTGGGAGGAGAAACTGGACCGCATTGTAGAAGAGACGATGCATGCGGATATGCGTTTAATTTCGGGCATTCCGCCTTGGGTACAGATGTATTATGAGCGTTTGTTGGAGCGCACAGGCAAAAAGACTGTTTTAGAGGTCTTTCCCAATCTTTCTATCTTTGTTTATGGGGGAGTCAACTTTGAGCCCTATCGAGAAAAGCTAGAATCTTTGGTGGGGGGGCGGATTCCCTCTGTAGAGACCTATCCCGCTTCGGAGGGCTTCATTGCTTATCAGGACCAACAAGATGCGCCGGGGCTTTTGCTCAATGTCAATTCGGGCATTTTCTTCGAGTTTATTCCTGCCGATCAATACTTTTCTGAACATCCGCCCCGTCTTTCTTTAGCCGAGGTGGAGCTAGGCGTTAACTATGCCTTGGTCCTCAATACAAATGCTGGACTTTGGGGCTACAGCATTGGCGATACCGTCCAATTTATCTCTAAAGATCCTTATCGAATCTTAGTCACGGGTCGCATCAAGCATTATATTTCGGCCTTTGGAGAGCATGTAATTGGCAAAGAAGTGGAACAAGCGCTTTTAGAGGCCCTAGAAGTAGAGCCCGCCAAGGTAGTGGAGTTTTCGGTAGCCCCACAGGTAACTCCTCCAGAAGGCGGCAAGCCTTATCACGAATGGTGGATTGCTTTTGATCAGTTGCCACAAAACTTAGAGCTACTGGCCGAGCGGCTCGATTTAGCCATGCGCAAGCAAAATATCTATTATGAGGATTTGGTTCGAGATAAAATCTTGCAGCCACTCAAAATTCGCCCTGTTCCAGCCGATGCCTTTAGACAATATATGAAGTCAATTGGTAAATTGGGTGGACAAAATAAGGTCCCTCGCCTATCCGATGACCGCAAAATTGCCGATAAGCTCCGAGAGCTTTTCCCTTCAGCTTAA
- a CDS encoding (Fe-S)-binding protein, whose amino-acid sequence MSTKKKLHIPILADMAAAGQEPEVLFWVGCAGSFDDRAKKVTVAFSKLLSAAGVEFAILGKEESCTGDPARRAGNEFIFQMQAMQNIETLKMYNVKKIVTTCPHCFNILKNEYPVLGLEGVEVLHHTQLIQNLLAEGKLTVEGGSFAGKTLTYHDSCYLGRANDIYEAPRAILEKIDGQLTEMQRSRSKGLCCGAGGAQMFKENEPGDKRINMERAEEVIATGADYVTANCPFCITMLQDGLKAENDKRQTPIMVLDLSEMIVEANKL is encoded by the coding sequence ATGTCTACTAAAAAGAAACTACATATTCCCATCTTGGCCGATATGGCCGCTGCGGGCCAAGAGCCTGAAGTCCTTTTTTGGGTAGGTTGCGCAGGCAGCTTTGACGATAGAGCCAAAAAAGTAACCGTGGCCTTTAGCAAATTGCTTTCGGCTGCAGGCGTGGAGTTTGCCATCCTAGGCAAAGAAGAAAGTTGTACCGGAGATCCCGCTCGCCGAGCTGGAAACGAGTTCATCTTTCAGATGCAAGCTATGCAGAATATCGAAACACTCAAGATGTATAATGTGAAGAAGATCGTGACTACCTGTCCACACTGCTTCAATATTCTTAAAAATGAGTACCCCGTTTTGGGCCTAGAAGGCGTAGAGGTTTTGCACCATACCCAACTGATCCAAAACCTATTGGCCGAAGGTAAATTAACCGTAGAAGGCGGTAGCTTTGCAGGCAAAACCCTAACTTACCACGACTCTTGCTACCTAGGCCGCGCCAATGATATCTATGAAGCACCTAGAGCTATCCTAGAGAAAATTGATGGCCAGTTGACCGAAATGCAGCGCTCTCGCTCTAAAGGCCTTTGCTGCGGAGCAGGCGGCGCCCAGATGTTTAAAGAAAATGAACCTGGCGACAAGCGGATCAATATGGAACGAGCAGAAGAAGTCATTGCCACAGGAGCCGACTATGTCACCGCTAACTGCCCCTTCTGTATTACGATGCTTCAAGATGGTCTCAAAGCAGAAAATGATAAGCGCCAAACGCCTATTATGGTCCTCGACCTTTCTGAAATGATTGTAGAAGCCAATAAACTGTAA
- a CDS encoding DUF1572 family protein has translation MHTHYHIRLSQDGQLWAEFSLPQEAEASLMLNALETILDLYQEEDIYFLFNEQKITVGPAQTEEEQSILELSLAELWADLEEAFFVLNGQIWKLYLLDRAIEGPAEPQLLELGSPLQEVWQEPASLLEELTNMLEMAPLPLEEEEEEQNYTAQELALFQTQLEFKKIQFRQYKALGEKAMQQLPEAELFRQFSQDQNSIAIIVQHLWGNMRSRWTDFLNSDGEKEWRNRDNEFELYLKDRKAVMDYWEEGWLFLFNALDQLEAKDWDRNIYIRGEEHYVWQAIDRQLAHYSYHIGQIVLFARIFKQDPWESLSIPRGKSAEYNQMMQEENEGED, from the coding sequence ATGCACACACATTATCACATTCGACTCTCTCAGGATGGGCAACTTTGGGCAGAATTTTCTTTGCCTCAAGAGGCGGAAGCTAGCCTAATGCTCAATGCTTTAGAGACTATTTTGGACCTTTATCAAGAGGAAGATATTTACTTTTTGTTCAATGAACAAAAGATTACGGTAGGGCCTGCACAAACAGAAGAAGAACAATCTATTTTGGAGCTGAGTTTAGCCGAGCTTTGGGCAGATTTGGAAGAAGCCTTCTTTGTTTTGAATGGCCAAATTTGGAAGCTTTACTTACTAGACCGGGCTATTGAAGGACCTGCTGAACCTCAGCTTTTGGAGCTAGGCTCCCCTTTGCAAGAGGTTTGGCAAGAGCCTGCTTCTTTGCTTGAGGAACTAACGAATATGTTAGAAATGGCGCCTTTACCTTTAGAGGAGGAAGAGGAAGAACAAAACTATACAGCTCAAGAATTAGCTCTTTTTCAGACCCAACTAGAGTTTAAAAAGATTCAGTTTCGCCAATATAAAGCTTTGGGAGAAAAGGCCATGCAGCAACTGCCCGAAGCAGAGCTATTCCGACAATTTTCGCAAGATCAAAATAGCATTGCCATTATTGTGCAGCACCTTTGGGGCAATATGCGTTCTCGCTGGACCGATTTTCTGAATAGCGATGGCGAAAAAGAATGGCGCAACCGAGACAATGAGTTTGAGCTTTACCTCAAAGATCGAAAAGCGGTAATGGATTATTGGGAAGAGGGCTGGCTTTTCCTTTTCAATGCGCTAGACCAATTGGAGGCTAAAGATTGGGACCGCAACATTTACATTCGGGGCGAAGAGCATTATGTTTGGCAGGCTATTGATCGGCAATTGGCGCATTATAGTTACCATATTGGCCAAATTGTACTTTTTGCTCGCATCTTTAAACAAGATCCCTGGGAAAGCCTTTCTATTCCCAGAGGAAAATCGGCTGAATACAACCAGATGATGCAGGAGGAAAACGAAGGAGAAGACTAA
- a CDS encoding TIGR01777 family oxidoreductase — MSRILITGGSGLIGQELCKLLHRQGFDPILLSRNPSKIKDWTAFEWDLKRGWVDPQLFNQPIDYLIHLAGAGIADARWTDKRKRLIVKSRSQSLDVLAQAFREAGQELKAFISASAVGIYGDRGNEVLDESSAIHEERKNDFLIQSCIAWEEAAKAFHGLSARITHLRIGIVLSTQGGALAKMLPSYQFHLGAYFGSGEQYYPWVHIEDLCRMFLFLLEKGKMGVYNGVGPDPVQNKTMARILAKATNKKSLILPAPEFALRLAMGEMANVVLYSARALPKRLEEEGFQHRYRDLQAALEDLLERKL, encoded by the coding sequence ATGAGTAGAATTTTAATAACAGGAGGTAGTGGTCTAATTGGCCAAGAACTTTGTAAGCTCCTACATCGCCAAGGTTTTGACCCCATCTTACTTAGCCGAAACCCTAGCAAAATTAAGGATTGGACGGCTTTTGAATGGGACCTCAAAAGAGGCTGGGTAGATCCTCAGCTCTTTAATCAACCCATTGATTATCTCATCCACTTAGCTGGAGCTGGTATTGCTGATGCTAGATGGACCGATAAGCGAAAGCGATTGATCGTAAAGAGCCGTAGCCAAAGCCTAGACGTATTGGCCCAAGCTTTTAGAGAAGCAGGACAAGAACTCAAAGCTTTTATTTCAGCTTCTGCGGTGGGGATTTATGGAGATCGTGGAAATGAAGTTCTAGACGAATCGTCGGCTATTCATGAAGAACGCAAAAATGATTTTTTAATCCAAAGTTGTATTGCTTGGGAAGAGGCCGCTAAGGCTTTTCATGGGCTTAGTGCAAGAATTACTCATCTCCGCATTGGTATTGTCCTCTCTACTCAAGGTGGTGCTCTTGCCAAAATGCTGCCTTCTTACCAATTTCATCTAGGGGCCTATTTTGGTTCTGGCGAGCAATATTACCCTTGGGTTCATATAGAAGACCTTTGTCGAATGTTTTTGTTTCTCCTAGAAAAAGGAAAAATGGGCGTCTATAATGGGGTTGGACCAGATCCAGTACAAAATAAAACAATGGCCCGTATTTTAGCTAAAGCCACTAATAAAAAATCACTGATTCTTCCCGCCCCAGAATTTGCCCTCCGCCTGGCTATGGGCGAAATGGCTAATGTGGTCCTCTACTCCGCTCGCGCCCTGCCCAAACGCCTAGAAGAAGAAGGCTTCCAACACCGATATAGAGACCTCCAAGCCGCCTTGGAAGATCTCCTCGAACGCAAACTATAA
- a CDS encoding ABC transporter substrate-binding protein: protein MNIRKKTILGLLGLSLCFGSCQPSTPKEGEPVQEVEPTQASKKMKDPSVTVWELDDPDGLNPITSQGAAATYIQNNIFSRLLEFHPEDLKLVPQLALTMPDVRELEEGPYAGGMSLQFTIRPEAKWDNGQAVTAYDYLFTVKAIKNPLVESGNRRPYYEFIDSIYISPENEQEFTIFSKQRYFIAEESAGDMLIMPEYIYNPEGLMKKLSLAELNKMDADAAEKDAELKRFAELFNSPKYNNETVVGSGPYRFVEWSNGQHIILERKKDWWGNQTKNPMLVAYPDKIIHKVVNDPSTAITVARNEEIDVLHNIKPVKFKALKEDKEFQELFELSSPHVFGYYYIAMNLRNPKLQDKKLRQALSHIINRQEIIDVLFEGLATETVGPINPQKDHYNDQLKPFSYDLDRAKELLTEAGWTDSNNDGFLDKRINGKLEKLSLEFLYNQGNEIRKNIGLLLQGEARTLGIEIKIKSAKSSVAKMKAKNGEFELICSAWAQGPQLDELKQGWHSSSYETNGSNYIGFRNEECDRIIDSIRVTLEPQKRKALYFRAQAIIHEEQPYLFLCVPSSCFAIHKRFSNIETSPLRPGYRVTDFQLK from the coding sequence ATGAATATCAGAAAAAAAACAATCTTGGGACTACTTGGCCTAAGTTTATGTTTTGGCAGTTGCCAACCTTCTACTCCTAAAGAAGGCGAGCCGGTTCAAGAAGTTGAGCCTACCCAAGCCAGTAAAAAGATGAAGGACCCTTCGGTCACTGTTTGGGAACTAGACGATCCCGATGGATTAAATCCGATTACTTCTCAGGGGGCAGCGGCTACTTATATTCAGAACAACATATTTTCTCGCTTGTTGGAGTTTCATCCAGAAGATCTCAAGTTAGTCCCTCAATTAGCCTTAACAATGCCTGATGTACGAGAGCTAGAAGAAGGTCCGTATGCAGGAGGGATGTCTCTGCAGTTTACCATTCGCCCTGAAGCCAAATGGGATAACGGACAAGCAGTTACAGCCTATGATTATCTATTTACCGTTAAGGCAATTAAAAACCCCTTAGTAGAATCTGGCAACAGACGTCCTTACTATGAATTTATAGACTCTATTTATATCTCTCCTGAAAATGAGCAAGAGTTTACTATTTTTTCTAAACAACGCTACTTTATTGCAGAAGAATCGGCTGGAGATATGCTCATTATGCCCGAGTATATCTACAACCCCGAAGGCCTAATGAAAAAACTGAGCCTTGCTGAACTCAATAAAATGGACGCTGATGCGGCGGAAAAAGATGCAGAGCTCAAACGATTTGCAGAACTCTTTAATAGCCCCAAGTATAATAATGAAACAGTGGTTGGCTCTGGCCCCTATCGCTTTGTAGAATGGAGCAACGGCCAACATATTATCCTAGAACGCAAAAAAGATTGGTGGGGAAATCAAACCAAAAACCCCATGCTAGTCGCTTATCCCGACAAAATTATTCACAAAGTGGTCAATGACCCTAGTACAGCTATTACCGTCGCTCGCAATGAGGAAATTGACGTTTTGCACAATATCAAACCCGTAAAATTTAAAGCACTAAAGGAAGATAAGGAGTTTCAAGAGCTTTTTGAGCTCTCCTCTCCCCACGTTTTTGGCTACTATTATATCGCAATGAATTTGCGCAACCCCAAATTACAAGATAAAAAACTGCGCCAAGCACTCTCACATATCATCAACCGCCAAGAGATTATTGATGTTCTATTTGAAGGTTTAGCAACGGAAACCGTTGGACCAATTAACCCCCAAAAAGACCACTACAATGATCAACTAAAACCCTTTAGCTATGACCTCGACCGAGCTAAAGAATTATTAACAGAAGCCGGCTGGACCGATTCTAATAATGATGGCTTCCTAGATAAACGCATTAACGGCAAATTAGAAAAATTGAGCTTGGAGTTCCTATATAATCAAGGCAACGAAATTCGTAAAAATATTGGCCTCTTACTCCAAGGCGAAGCCCGTACCCTCGGAATCGAAATTAAAATTAAAAGCGCCAAATCCTCTGTTGCTAAAATGAAAGCAAAAAATGGAGAATTTGAACTCATCTGCTCTGCTTGGGCTCAAGGCCCCCAACTCGATGAACTCAAACAAGGATGGCACTCTAGCTCCTACGAAACCAACGGAAGTAATTATATAGGCTTCCGCAATGAAGAATGCGACCGCATTATTGATAGTATCCGCGTAACGCTAGAACCCCAAAAACGTAAAGCACTCTATTTTCGCGCCCAAGCTATTATCCACGAAGAACAACCTTATCTCTTTCTCTGTGTGCCAAGTAGCTGCTTTGCTATCCACAAGCGCTTTTCAAATATCGAAACTTCCCCCTTGCGCCCAGGCTATCGGGTGACCGACTTCCAACTGAAATAA
- a CDS encoding TraB/GumN family protein, whose product MHQAFLWEIKQGGQAPPSFVLGSMHSTDQRVFGGLDQLTALLNEVDYFALEFDSQTLNEEQQLQLHLAQQLPQGQQLSDLVSPSIWRKLQKLFAQELGMPFLLDQLTHSRPMLIPQFYNQWKAAKDYPMALDHYLLQLAQEKELQIENLETFEEMLSVFEHLPLAPQIWALKKFACQGGKQWKKFQQSLNAYAEGNLPYLLKQQQKVSGKSRRVILLHRNQAILPRMQKLMDKGPSLMVLGLYHLIGAQGLLRSLKQKGYLVRPLF is encoded by the coding sequence ATGCATCAAGCATTTTTATGGGAAATAAAGCAGGGAGGCCAAGCGCCTCCCTCTTTTGTGTTGGGCAGTATGCACAGTACCGACCAACGAGTATTTGGCGGACTCGACCAATTGACCGCCCTACTCAATGAAGTAGACTATTTTGCCCTAGAGTTTGATAGCCAAACGCTAAATGAAGAACAACAACTTCAACTGCATCTAGCCCAACAACTTCCCCAAGGACAACAACTCTCCGATTTGGTTTCGCCTAGCATCTGGCGCAAACTCCAAAAACTGTTTGCTCAAGAATTGGGTATGCCCTTTTTACTGGACCAATTGACGCATAGCCGCCCTATGCTTATCCCTCAATTCTATAACCAATGGAAGGCCGCTAAGGATTATCCCATGGCTCTAGACCACTACCTTTTACAACTGGCCCAAGAAAAAGAACTGCAAATCGAAAACCTAGAGACTTTTGAAGAGATGCTCTCGGTCTTTGAACACTTACCCCTAGCCCCACAAATCTGGGCCCTCAAGAAGTTCGCCTGCCAAGGAGGCAAACAATGGAAGAAGTTCCAACAAAGCCTAAACGCTTATGCCGAAGGTAATCTACCCTACCTCCTAAAACAACAGCAAAAGGTCTCTGGCAAAAGCAGAAGGGTCATTCTTCTCCATCGCAACCAAGCCATTTTGCCCCGTATGCAAAAACTAATGGATAAAGGCCCTAGCCTAATGGTCCTTGGCCTTTATCACCTGATCGGCGCCCAAGGATTATTGCGCAGCCTCAAACAAAAAGGCTATTTAGTGCGCCCTCTGTTTTAA
- a CDS encoding DUF5606 family protein, producing the protein MNLERLVAVSGRPGIFRMAANRPNGLILEELDSKKRMFASGRVHQFTPLESISIYTDDEQDTVDLKQVFRNMFSQLETLALPTSKATPQDLRSYFLEILPNHDTERVLISDIKKIIKWFSFLNDRGIIDLEPDPVVEEPTEEENTEA; encoded by the coding sequence ATGAACCTAGAACGACTCGTGGCGGTAAGCGGACGCCCAGGCATCTTTCGCATGGCTGCCAACCGCCCCAATGGCCTTATTCTAGAAGAGCTAGATAGCAAAAAGAGAATGTTCGCCTCAGGACGAGTACACCAGTTTACTCCCCTAGAATCTATCTCTATCTATACCGATGATGAGCAAGATACTGTAGACCTCAAGCAGGTTTTCCGCAATATGTTTAGCCAGCTAGAAACACTAGCTCTTCCCACTAGCAAAGCGACGCCTCAAGATCTACGCAGCTATTTCCTCGAAATCCTGCCTAATCATGACACCGAACGCGTGCTCATCTCTGATATCAAGAAAATTATCAAGTGGTTCAGCTTCCTCAACGATCGTGGCATTATCGACCTCGAACCCGATCCCGTTGTAGAAGAACCTACCGAAGAAGAAAATACAGAGGCTTAA
- a CDS encoding 4Fe-4S binding protein — protein MAIIITDECINCGACEPECPNTAIYEGGVEWSYEEGTEVEGDFQLHNGQTVNASIMNEPVSDDFYFIVSDKCTECVGFHEEPQCAAVCPVDCCVPDPDHVEEESTLLQKKAIMHPSEE, from the coding sequence ATGGCCATTATTATCACTGACGAATGTATTAACTGCGGAGCCTGCGAACCCGAATGCCCCAATACCGCCATCTATGAAGGCGGCGTAGAATGGTCCTATGAAGAAGGCACCGAAGTAGAAGGCGACTTTCAACTCCATAACGGACAAACCGTAAACGCCAGCATCATGAATGAACCCGTTTCCGATGATTTTTATTTCATCGTAAGCGATAAATGCACAGAATGTGTCGGCTTTCATGAAGAACCCCAATGCGCTGCCGTCTGCCCTGTAGATTGCTGTGTACCCGATCCCGATCATGTAGAAGAAGAAAGCACCCTACTACAGAAAAAAGCCATTATGCACCCTAGTGAAGAATAA